The genome window CAGTAATCGCCCGATGTCTGGTGCGCTGGCTAGAGTAGAGTCCACACGTTATCGATTGAAGATGAGGTAGACCTTGCTCTCCGACGTTCTTGATGTTTTATCTGACCCCATCGACGGCTCTTCGCTCCACGATGGCGGTAATTTAGCCACCCTTGTCTCTGATACCGGCCATAGTTACGACGTTGCCCGCCAGGGGTATGTGTCCCTTGTGGGCGGGCGTGGCCTGAGATATAAGGGCGACGATGCCTCGATGATTCAGGCCCGCGAAAAGTTTCTTGCCAGTGGTCATTTTGGCCCATTCGTTGAGGCCGTGACGGGGAATGTGCAGGATGTTCTCGATGATGCGGGGGTAGGCGATCACGAGCATCCTGTCGTCATGGAAGTGGGCGCGGGGACCGGCTATTACTTAGCCCACACACTCGACGCCGTTCCGGGTTCGCGCGGAATCGGCATTGACGTTTCTGTTCCTGCTGCTAAGCGCATCGCTGGCTGCCACCCTCGTGCGGGAGCTGTTATTGCTGATGCATGGTCCAGGCTTCCTGTCAAAGATAAGTCCATCGACACGATTACCGTCGTTTTCGCGCCGCGTAACGCGGAAGAATTCGCGCGAGTTCTTACCGACGGAGGACAAGTTGTCGTTTTGACAGCCGCGCCCGGTCATTTAGCTGAGCTTCGCGAGCCCCTTGGAATTATTGACGTTGAAAAGAACAAAGTTCACCGAATGATTCAGCAGGCGTCGGGGCACCTTACCCCTGATGGCGAGCCTGAAGAGGTTGAATTCGAGATGAATCTGGGCCGCGATGCTATTGAAGCTCAGGTGGGGATGAGCCCGTCTGCTCGGCACATTCGTCCGGAGGATTTAAAGGAGAGAATTGCAACCTTGCCGGACTCGATGACAGTGACTGCGCGCGCCACGGTGACGAGGTTAAAAAAGAACCATAGGTAGGTCCCCTTAATGGTCTTTGTGTGCTATGGTTAATTTCATTCAGGGGGGATACTCCGAAAGTACTGCCTGTACCTGACACGTACTCGTGGAGTTCCTGGCTTTACAACAGGGCTCACGCACGGGTTCGTAAGAATATGTTGGGGGAGTCCGTTCTTAACCACAAAAAATTGGTTGCAGGTGTTAACAAAAAAGCTGCAAAAGCGAAATAATAAGTGAGGTTCCTCTAACCAAGGAACACGTACTATCGCACCTTCACTGATTCATGTGGTTGCTAGGTGTTCGCGTGATCGCGTCATCATGGCCCGCTGGGAGTCTCGCTGAACTCACTGACCATATCGAATCATGGAGGAACTTACTGACATGAAGTCTGTCACCGTTACTGCACCACAATTTAATGGTCCTCGACATCAGATGTCCGATGACCCCTCAGTAGATGCAGCAGAAACTGCAGTTGTGGGGTACCCATTGAAGGACCCACGTGGTGCGGATGACGGGAAGTCTCTCAGTAAAGAAGCGATCAGTACGGCACTAGCACGTGGTACAACCGGGTGCGATGCGTCCTTTGGCGCAGCCGCCGGAAGTGCCGCGTTAGACAGTAGCGTTTTGAGCACTATCGCGGAGAGTACAACCCTAACGATGAATCCTGACAACAATAATTCTCATCAGATGTCGGCCGCAGGAGTCAACGGGCGCACGGATATGCGCCGTGGCACAGCTTCTGACGGCTTCGACGAACCCATCGGTCATAGCACGGTGAACTCATCAGTTGGATCGAGCATCTACGAGCCAGGTTCGGTTGTTCCGTCCGATGCTTTGGGAACTC of Corynebacterium kroppenstedtii DSM 44385 contains these proteins:
- a CDS encoding methyltransferase domain-containing protein; protein product: MLSDVLDVLSDPIDGSSLHDGGNLATLVSDTGHSYDVARQGYVSLVGGRGLRYKGDDASMIQAREKFLASGHFGPFVEAVTGNVQDVLDDAGVGDHEHPVVMEVGAGTGYYLAHTLDAVPGSRGIGIDVSVPAAKRIAGCHPRAGAVIADAWSRLPVKDKSIDTITVVFAPRNAEEFARVLTDGGQVVVLTAAPGHLAELREPLGIIDVEKNKVHRMIQQASGHLTPDGEPEEVEFEMNLGRDAIEAQVGMSPSARHIRPEDLKERIATLPDSMTVTARATVTRLKKNHR
- a CDS encoding MarR family winged helix-turn-helix transcriptional regulator, coding for MEELTDMKSVTVTAPQFNGPRHQMSDDPSVDAAETAVVGYPLKDPRGADDGKSLSKEAISTALARGTTGCDASFGAAAGSAALDSSVLSTIAESTTLTMNPDNNNSHQMSAAGVNGRTDMRRGTASDGFDEPIGHSTVNSSVGSSIYEPGSVVPSDALGTPAFAAEVAMMCSRVIRTALYRAGMAPSSATWRVVRFIQNNGPVRISDVARRERSTMATVSTLVNRLVKQGLVNKEKDTSDARQSLLTVTPKGRNLCNEWQDRLGEAVAEDFASLSLDELTVLAEALPVMRKLVSEGER